Proteins from a genomic interval of Hornefia porci:
- a CDS encoding type IV toxin-antitoxin system AbiEi family antitoxin domain-containing protein, with protein MEINETINELLQASTDGTITTAQVTKAGLHRSVLQKLVDCGELYRYGRGLYVKSSAWEDDFYLLQRKYERGIYSHDTALYLLGYSDRTPAKYTMTFPKGYNTPSLKQENITVKRVVPKNYEFGIIEIQSPSGNPIRVYDLERTLCDILRGSGSDIQIVGEAMKRYAASKTKDIHKLMQYAEQLRVKPKVLHYMEVLL; from the coding sequence ATGGAAATCAATGAAACAATCAATGAACTGCTGCAAGCGTCAACGGACGGAACGATTACCACAGCCCAGGTCACAAAAGCGGGCTTGCACCGCAGCGTGCTGCAAAAACTCGTGGACTGCGGAGAGCTTTACCGTTACGGACGCGGGCTGTATGTAAAAAGCAGCGCATGGGAGGATGACTTCTATCTGCTGCAGCGAAAATATGAGCGTGGGATCTATTCCCACGATACCGCCCTGTATCTGCTGGGGTATTCTGATCGTACTCCTGCCAAATATACGATGACCTTTCCCAAGGGCTATAACACGCCGTCCCTTAAGCAGGAAAATATAACCGTCAAGCGTGTTGTGCCGAAGAACTACGAATTTGGCATTATTGAAATTCAGTCACCATCCGGTAATCCGATCCGTGTCTATGATTTGGAACGGACACTTTGCGATATTCTTCGCGGCAGTGGAAGCGATATTCAGATTGTTGGAGAAGCAATGAAACGCTATGCAGCGTCGAAAACAAAAGACATTCACAAACTGATGCAGTACGCTGAGCAGCTTCGGGTAAAGCCAAAAGTGCTGCATTACATGGAGGTATTGTTATGA
- a CDS encoding sigma-70 family RNA polymerase sigma factor — protein sequence MCDCQKAFRDYKADHERRIAKAFSELSESQRELLKALYEDGMSKQEYADAIGVSPSAISHRLETIRKKLKKVLRLVSSFLLFCL from the coding sequence ATGTGTGATTGTCAAAAGGCTTTTAGAGATTACAAAGCGGACCATGAACGACGAATCGCAAAAGCATTTTCCGAACTCAGCGAAAGTCAGCGTGAGCTGTTGAAAGCTCTCTATGAGGATGGAATGTCGAAGCAGGAATATGCAGATGCAATCGGCGTGTCTCCTTCAGCAATATCACACCGGCTTGAAACCATCAGAAAAAAATTAAAAAAAGTTTTGAGATTAGTCTCAAGTTTTTTGCTTTTTTGTCTATAG
- a CDS encoding flavodoxin family protein, producing MKTVIVNGSPRKGNTLTAINAYVEGTGKDNDIEIIHADRLNISGCKGCGVCHCTNGCIAEDDTNATVDKIVAADMIIFATPVYWWGMTAQLKLVIDKCYCKGALLRAKKIGVLVVGGAPTDNIEYSLIKQQFKCIAEYLNWDIRFYKTYYATEKDDLAKNSAAIEELKKLSATRGLSHS from the coding sequence TTGAAAACAGTTATCGTAAACGGAAGTCCACGAAAAGGAAACACATTAACGGCAATCAATGCATATGTCGAAGGAACCGGAAAAGACAACGACATCGAAATCATCCATGCAGACAGGCTGAATATCAGCGGCTGCAAAGGATGTGGGGTATGTCACTGCACAAATGGCTGTATTGCAGAGGATGATACGAATGCAACGGTCGACAAAATTGTTGCAGCAGACATGATAATCTTTGCCACGCCGGTTTACTGGTGGGGCATGACAGCGCAGCTCAAGCTGGTGATTGATAAGTGCTACTGCAAAGGCGCACTCCTCAGGGCCAAAAAAATCGGTGTGCTGGTCGTAGGCGGCGCTCCTACGGACAATATTGAGTATTCGTTAATCAAACAACAGTTTAAGTGCATTGCTGAATATCTGAACTGGGATATTCGGTTCTACAAAACCTATTATGCGACAGAAAAAGATGATCTTGCTAAGAATTCTGCTGCCATCGAAGAATTAAAAAAGCTCAGTGCAACGCGGGGGCTGTCGCACAGTTGA
- a CDS encoding MerR family transcriptional regulator, protein MKGIFMETYTIGQISEMFQLPVSTLRYYDREGLFPELRRQSGRRIFSEREVEALRVIECLKNSGLEIRDIKRFMQWCGEGPSTYPQRKQLFEARRKAVEEEMARLQKTLNLLEYKCWYYETAMRDGDEEGIQNMLPDGLPKEIQRLYDDVFKGNA, encoded by the coding sequence ATGAAAGGAATTTTTATGGAAACGTACACCATCGGTCAGATTTCGGAAATGTTTCAGCTGCCGGTGTCCACACTGAGATATTATGACAGGGAAGGACTTTTCCCTGAGCTGCGCCGTCAGTCCGGAAGGCGGATATTCAGCGAGCGGGAGGTTGAAGCGCTTCGCGTGATCGAGTGCCTGAAAAACTCCGGACTTGAGATTCGGGACATCAAACGGTTCATGCAGTGGTGCGGCGAGGGACCGTCCACCTATCCGCAGAGGAAACAGCTGTTTGAAGCCAGAAGGAAGGCTGTGGAGGAGGAGATGGCGCGCCTTCAGAAGACGCTGAATCTTCTGGAGTACAAATGCTGGTACTATGAAACCGCCATGCGCGACGGTGATGAAGAGGGTATACAGAACATGCTGCCGGACGGCCTGCCGAAGGAAATTCAGCGGCTCTACGACGATGTGTTCAAAGGAAACGCATAG
- a CDS encoding aldo/keto reductase: MQYRDFKDMKLSMLGFGAMRLPVIDGDDARIDAEKTMRMVDYAMKHGVNYYDTAWGYHGGHSEEVMGQALRRFPRDKYFLATKFPGYDLANMPKVQEIFEKQLEKTGHDYFDFYLFHNVCEMNIEQYLDPRYGIMDYLRKQRDCGRIRHLGFSCHGELPVLKRFLEAYGDEMEFCQLQLNYLDWEFQHGREKVELLKKYDIPVWVMEPLRGGKLAYLNEDQESRLKALRPQEEIPAWAFRFLQGLPEVRVVLSGMTDEIQLKANIETFEQDLPLNGEELQALMQIAGQLADEQTVPCTACHYCVDHCPAGLDIPRLISLYNEHTLTTKSGQAGFIAPMALAAFPKEKQPAACLHCRSCEKVCPQQIKISEVMSDFANIL; the protein is encoded by the coding sequence ATGCAATACAGAGACTTTAAGGATATGAAGCTGTCCATGCTGGGATTCGGCGCGATGCGCCTGCCTGTCATTGACGGCGACGATGCGAGGATCGACGCGGAAAAGACCATGCGCATGGTGGATTACGCCATGAAGCACGGCGTCAATTATTATGACACCGCATGGGGATATCACGGAGGACACTCCGAAGAGGTCATGGGACAGGCGCTGCGCAGATTCCCCAGAGACAAATACTTCCTCGCCACCAAATTTCCCGGATACGATCTGGCCAATATGCCGAAGGTTCAGGAGATATTCGAAAAACAGCTTGAGAAGACGGGACACGATTACTTCGATTTCTATCTGTTCCACAATGTCTGTGAAATGAACATCGAGCAGTACCTCGATCCCCGGTACGGCATTATGGATTACCTGCGTAAGCAGAGAGACTGCGGGCGCATCCGGCACCTCGGCTTCTCCTGCCACGGCGAGCTGCCTGTACTGAAACGGTTCCTTGAAGCCTACGGCGACGAGATGGAATTCTGCCAGCTGCAGCTGAACTATCTGGACTGGGAATTCCAGCACGGCCGGGAAAAAGTCGAGCTTCTGAAGAAATATGACATTCCGGTATGGGTCATGGAGCCCCTCCGTGGAGGCAAGCTGGCGTACCTGAACGAGGATCAGGAGAGCAGGCTGAAAGCGCTGCGCCCGCAGGAGGAAATCCCGGCCTGGGCGTTTCGATTCCTGCAGGGGCTGCCGGAGGTCAGAGTAGTTCTCTCCGGGATGACAGACGAGATCCAGCTGAAGGCCAACATCGAAACCTTTGAGCAGGATCTGCCTCTGAACGGTGAGGAGCTGCAGGCTCTGATGCAGATCGCAGGGCAGCTGGCGGATGAACAGACTGTGCCGTGTACCGCCTGCCACTACTGCGTCGACCACTGTCCGGCAGGTCTGGATATTCCGCGCCTGATTTCTCTGTATAACGAGCATACGCTTACAACAAAGTCAGGTCAGGCCGGTTTCATCGCTCCGATGGCGCTGGCCGCGTTCCCGAAAGAGAAACAGCCCGCCGCATGTCTGCACTGCAGAAGCTGTGAAAAGGTCTGTCCGCAGCAGATTAAAATCTCCGAGGTGATGAGTGATTTTGCAAATATACTCTGA
- a CDS encoding metal ABC transporter permease — protein sequence MTAIVTLTEKLAFYLDYPFVRYAIVVGLLIALVSSLLGVTLVLRHFSYIGDGLSHVAFGAMSVAVVLKLSDRMLLILPVTILSAVILLKSGQNRRVKGDAAVAMLSVGALAFGYLTVNVAGASANVSGDVCSTLFGSTSILTLTTGEVALCAVLSAATLLLFLLLYNRLFALTFDENFARVCGISAEFYNLLLAVIIAVIIVLAMNLVGALLVSALIIFPTMAAMRLFESFRAVTAASAAISVSCALIGILVSVLAGTPVGSTIVVADALAFGLSVIAARLRGGV from the coding sequence ATGACCGCAATCGTGACGCTGACGGAGAAACTGGCGTTTTATCTGGACTACCCGTTTGTGCGGTACGCGATCGTCGTCGGACTTCTGATCGCGCTGGTGTCGTCGCTGCTCGGAGTGACGCTGGTTCTCCGTCATTTTTCCTATATCGGGGACGGACTGTCCCACGTGGCGTTCGGCGCGATGAGCGTGGCGGTCGTTCTAAAGCTTTCTGACCGCATGCTTCTGATTCTGCCGGTCACTATACTCAGTGCGGTGATTCTTCTGAAATCGGGTCAGAACAGGAGAGTGAAGGGTGACGCCGCGGTCGCCATGCTGTCGGTGGGCGCTCTGGCTTTCGGTTATCTTACGGTGAATGTGGCGGGGGCCTCGGCAAATGTATCTGGGGACGTCTGCAGCACTCTGTTCGGCTCGACGTCTATTCTGACGCTGACGACCGGGGAGGTGGCGCTGTGCGCGGTTCTTTCCGCGGCGACGCTGCTGCTGTTTCTGCTGCTGTACAACCGGCTGTTTGCGCTGACCTTTGATGAAAATTTTGCCAGGGTATGCGGAATCAGCGCAGAATTTTACAACCTGCTTCTGGCGGTTATCATCGCGGTCATCATCGTGCTTGCGATGAACCTCGTCGGTGCGCTGCTGGTTTCGGCGCTGATCATCTTTCCGACCATGGCGGCAATGCGTCTGTTTGAGAGCTTTCGGGCAGTTACGGCTGCTTCCGCCGCAATCTCTGTAAGCTGTGCGCTGATCGGGATCCTCGTGTCAGTTCTCGCGGGGACTCCGGTGGGCTCCACCATTGTTGTCGCGGACGCGCTTGCGTTCGGCCTGAGCGTGATTGCCGCGAGGCTGAGAGGAGGAGTGTGA
- a CDS encoding metal ABC transporter ATP-binding protein: MEQIRCSNLSIGYGERAIASGLSFSVNAGDYLCIVGENGAGKSTLMRTLLGLQKPVSGHPVYSPEIRKNEIGYLPQQLHIQRDFPATAGEIVLSGFQGQTGRRPFYRRSEKAEARAIMRRLCIGELAGRSFRSLSGGQQQKVLLARALCASGKILFMDEPVTGLDPEATREMYAIIGELNRRGMTIVMISHDILSAVRYADHILHIGSTCFFGRKEDYLRSETGKRFLNRREVGL, from the coding sequence ATGGAACAGATCCGCTGCAGTAATTTATCCATCGGTTACGGAGAACGAGCCATCGCGTCCGGCCTCAGTTTCAGTGTGAACGCGGGAGATTACCTCTGTATTGTAGGAGAAAACGGTGCGGGAAAGAGTACGCTGATGCGTACTCTTCTCGGCCTGCAGAAGCCGGTGAGCGGACATCCGGTCTACAGCCCGGAGATCCGGAAGAACGAAATCGGGTATCTTCCTCAGCAGCTTCACATACAGCGGGATTTCCCCGCGACTGCCGGAGAGATCGTACTGTCCGGTTTTCAGGGGCAAACGGGCCGGAGACCGTTCTACCGGAGAAGTGAAAAGGCAGAGGCCCGGGCGATCATGCGCCGGCTGTGTATCGGAGAACTTGCGGGCCGAAGCTTTCGCAGCCTTTCCGGCGGGCAGCAGCAGAAGGTTCTGCTGGCAAGGGCGCTGTGCGCCTCCGGAAAAATCCTGTTCATGGACGAGCCGGTGACAGGTCTGGATCCCGAGGCGACAAGGGAAATGTATGCGATAATCGGGGAACTCAACAGAAGAGGAATGACGATCGTCATGATCTCTCACGACATCCTCTCGGCGGTGCGCTACGCAGATCACATTCTCCATATCGGGAGCACCTGCTTTTTCGGCAGGAAGGAGGACTATCTGCGCAGTGAAACAGGGAAAAGGTTCCTGAACCGGAGGGAGGTGGGGCTGTGA
- a CDS encoding metal ABC transporter substrate-binding protein yields MKKTAVILLAAVVFVAAALSGCAKDSGNSESKTSADSKKIKIVTTIFPEYDWVTQILGSKADQAEVTMLLDNGVDLHSYQPTTEDIAKVKSCDLFIYVGGESDEWVSKALKNSTNRKMKVINLLDVLGDSVKEEESKKGMMPEKEEEEGDSDEPEYDEHVWLSLKNAKVLTKAIAKEIEALDPENANAYGKNEAEYLRQLSALDEKYKKAVRRSAGKTLVVGDRFPFRYMVDDYGLDYYAAFAGCSAETEASFRTISFLAKKVDKLKLKNIATIEGSDRKIARTIIKNTGKKNQHIVTLDSMQSTTSEEVEKGKTYLGVMTANLGVLKKALQREE; encoded by the coding sequence ATGAAAAAAACAGCAGTAATTCTTCTGGCGGCAGTGGTCTTTGTGGCGGCTGCTCTCTCAGGCTGCGCGAAAGACAGCGGCAATTCAGAGTCGAAAACTTCCGCGGACAGCAAAAAAATAAAAATCGTTACAACCATATTCCCGGAATATGACTGGGTCACACAGATCCTCGGCAGCAAAGCGGATCAGGCAGAGGTGACAATGCTTCTGGACAACGGAGTCGATCTGCACAGCTATCAGCCGACGACGGAGGACATCGCAAAGGTAAAATCCTGCGACCTGTTCATCTATGTCGGCGGTGAATCGGACGAATGGGTCAGCAAGGCGCTGAAGAACTCCACAAACAGGAAAATGAAAGTGATCAATCTTCTGGATGTCCTGGGCGATTCTGTGAAAGAAGAGGAATCAAAAAAAGGAATGATGCCGGAAAAGGAAGAAGAGGAAGGCGACAGCGACGAGCCGGAGTACGATGAACACGTGTGGCTTTCGCTGAAAAACGCGAAGGTGCTGACAAAAGCGATCGCGAAGGAAATCGAAGCGCTGGATCCGGAGAACGCGAACGCATACGGGAAAAACGAAGCTGAATATCTTCGTCAGCTGTCCGCACTGGACGAAAAATACAAAAAAGCGGTTCGACGTTCGGCAGGCAAAACGCTGGTGGTCGGCGACCGTTTCCCGTTCCGCTACATGGTGGACGACTACGGTCTGGATTATTACGCCGCGTTTGCGGGCTGTTCCGCCGAGACGGAAGCCAGCTTCAGGACAATTTCGTTCCTGGCGAAGAAGGTGGATAAGCTTAAACTGAAGAATATCGCGACCATAGAGGGATCCGACCGGAAAATCGCCAGAACGATTATAAAAAATACCGGGAAAAAGAATCAGCACATTGTGACGCTGGATTCCATGCAGTCAACGACTTCTGAGGAAGTGGAAAAGGGAAAGACCTACCTCGGCGTCATGACGGCGAACCTCGGCGTGCTGAAGAAAGCGCTGCAGCGGGAGGAATAG
- the cobI gene encoding precorrin-2 C(20)-methyltransferase has product MKGTLYGVGVGPGNPELMTLAAVRIIRESAVIACPGKDARQSTAYRIAVQAEPSLATKELLAVDMPMTRDRAELTKSFRQGALLLESFLKQGRDVAFLTLGDPAIYSTFAYLEERIAGLGYPTGYISGVPSFCAAAAEAGVPLTEWDEALHIIPAGQMDESELEETLRLPGTCALMKSGTRMDAVKSALAGSGREVYMVENCGMPDQKIYRGADSIPDTAGYFSMILAKEEKGSNQPSDDLSEGAEKRRSESESILNPLDSRRK; this is encoded by the coding sequence ATGAAGGGGACGTTATATGGAGTAGGGGTAGGACCGGGTAATCCGGAGCTGATGACGCTGGCGGCGGTGAGGATTATCCGCGAGTCTGCGGTAATTGCCTGTCCGGGGAAGGATGCGCGGCAGAGTACGGCGTACAGGATTGCGGTACAGGCGGAGCCGTCTCTGGCGACAAAGGAATTGCTGGCGGTGGATATGCCGATGACCCGCGACAGAGCGGAACTGACAAAGTCTTTCCGGCAGGGAGCGCTGCTTCTGGAGTCCTTTCTGAAGCAGGGGAGAGATGTGGCGTTTCTGACACTGGGGGATCCGGCGATATATTCCACGTTTGCTTATCTGGAGGAACGGATCGCCGGGCTGGGATATCCGACCGGATATATCAGCGGCGTACCGTCTTTCTGTGCGGCGGCGGCAGAAGCCGGCGTGCCGCTGACGGAATGGGATGAGGCGCTGCATATTATTCCCGCCGGTCAGATGGATGAGTCGGAACTGGAGGAGACGCTCCGCCTGCCGGGAACCTGCGCACTGATGAAATCCGGAACACGCATGGATGCGGTAAAATCAGCCCTCGCCGGCAGCGGGAGAGAGGTTTACATGGTCGAAAACTGCGGGATGCCGGATCAGAAAATCTACCGCGGAGCGGATTCGATTCCGGACACCGCCGGATATTTTTCGATGATTCTCGCGAAGGAAGAGAAAGGTTCAAATCAGCCGTCTGACGACCTCTCTGAAGGCGCGGAAAAGCGGCGCTCTGAATCTGAAAGCATCCTCAATCCACTTGACAGCCGGAGAAAATGA
- a CDS encoding Na+/H+ antiporter NhaC family protein has protein sequence MDLLIAFCIFVGCMVAALISGASMILALLAGLAAFAAVGLYRGYTLRKLCGMGIRGARESLIVIEVMCVIGFITAAWRVSGTITIFVYYGIKIITPSAFLIITFLLSCLLSYALGTSFGVAGTVGVIFMTLARSGGVDPLITAGVLMSGVYFGDRGSPVSSSANMVAGITGTKIFDNVRVMMRTAVVPLALCFVVYAVLSVRNPISHVDSALVSEFESAFNLSLWAFVPAVIMLLLPLLHVSVMISMGLSIAAGILVAWQVQGVPLMKVLQICVIGYQAEGNGLGRILNGGGLVSMLEIIGILLISCTYSGIFNGTGMLDSLQLRLERACTRIGRFPVMLLLSLASAVVFCNQTISTLMCNDLLKKPYLDGGGSREELAVDMENSVILIACFVPWSIGCSVPLAFFGVDFRCLPYAAFMYLMPLFYLFTKKRTFPGRQKPETLTQMG, from the coding sequence ATGGATCTTCTGATTGCGTTTTGTATTTTTGTAGGATGTATGGTCGCCGCCCTGATCAGCGGAGCCTCTATGATCCTCGCGCTGCTTGCGGGGCTGGCGGCGTTCGCGGCGGTGGGGCTGTACCGGGGATATACGCTGCGGAAGCTCTGCGGGATGGGAATCCGCGGAGCCCGGGAATCGCTCATCGTCATTGAGGTGATGTGTGTGATCGGTTTCATCACAGCAGCCTGGAGGGTGAGCGGCACGATTACGATTTTTGTGTATTACGGGATTAAGATCATTACGCCGTCGGCGTTTCTGATTATTACGTTTCTCCTGTCCTGTCTGCTCAGCTATGCGCTGGGAACATCCTTCGGGGTTGCCGGGACGGTGGGGGTCATCTTCATGACGCTTGCCAGAAGCGGAGGCGTGGATCCGCTGATCACCGCCGGCGTACTGATGAGCGGCGTCTATTTCGGGGATCGGGGATCTCCGGTTTCGTCCAGCGCGAACATGGTGGCGGGGATCACGGGAACAAAGATTTTCGACAATGTCCGTGTCATGATGCGTACTGCTGTCGTTCCGCTGGCACTGTGTTTTGTCGTCTATGCGGTTCTGTCTGTGCGGAATCCGATCAGTCATGTTGACAGCGCTCTGGTTTCGGAATTCGAATCGGCGTTCAATCTCTCCCTGTGGGCGTTCGTGCCGGCCGTCATCATGCTGCTTCTACCGCTGCTTCACGTCAGCGTCATGATTTCCATGGGACTCAGCATCGCCGCAGGAATTCTGGTGGCCTGGCAGGTGCAGGGCGTTCCTCTGATGAAGGTTCTGCAGATCTGTGTAATCGGTTATCAGGCGGAGGGAAACGGTTTGGGCAGGATTCTCAACGGAGGCGGTCTGGTGTCTATGCTGGAAATTATCGGGATCCTGCTGATTTCCTGTACCTATTCGGGGATTTTCAACGGGACGGGAATGCTTGATTCTCTGCAGCTCCGTCTGGAACGGGCGTGTACCCGCATCGGGCGGTTTCCTGTGATGCTGCTTCTTTCCCTGGCGTCTGCGGTGGTCTTCTGCAATCAGACGATTTCTACGCTGATGTGCAATGACCTTCTGAAGAAGCCCTATCTGGACGGTGGGGGAAGCCGGGAGGAGCTCGCCGTCGATATGGAGAATTCCGTCATTCTGATTGCGTGCTTTGTTCCCTGGAGTATCGGATGCTCCGTGCCGCTGGCCTTTTTCGGCGTGGACTTCCGGTGTCTGCCGTATGCGGCGTTCATGTATCTGATGCCTTTGTTTTATCTTTTCACAAAAAAGAGGACGTTTCCGGGGCGGCAGAAGCCGGAAACTCTGACGCAGATGGGATGA
- a CDS encoding Na+/H+ antiporter NhaC family protein — protein sequence MEKKTPNVRALAPILVFLVLYLGSGIYYEYIRPRSGQMGFYVMSVVVAFMVALVVAFLQNPKLSFDEKIHVCARGIGDDNITIMLFIFLMAGAFSGIAQASGGATSTAYMLLNIIPPNFAIPCLFLIACLISMAMGTSVGTITVLVPIVFVVANSADLSLPFCVGTVVGGAMFGDNLSFISDTTIAATKTQGVEMKDKFRVNFHIALPAAIITFVILIVAAMMGGSADLQHYQYNVWQAIPYFVVLLASLCGINVFIVLGCGTILCGVVGLATGSLTIATAFSAMGEGTKNMFETMIVTILVASMGSLMREYGGFEWILQTIRNHSRTRRGGMLGIGLLTALMDIATANNTVAIVMAGPIAKDISAEFGIDPRKTASLIDIFSCICQGIIPYGAQLLIAASIAKITSVSIIPFLFYQFLLLVCVIISIIVDRPVREQKGTKDLENRKIS from the coding sequence ATGGAAAAGAAAACACCGAATGTCAGAGCTCTGGCCCCGATTTTAGTCTTTCTCGTTCTCTATCTGGGAAGCGGGATCTATTATGAGTATATCAGGCCCAGGAGCGGTCAGATGGGCTTCTATGTCATGTCTGTCGTCGTCGCGTTCATGGTGGCTCTGGTTGTGGCCTTTCTTCAGAACCCGAAGCTGTCGTTCGATGAGAAGATTCACGTCTGCGCCAGGGGCATCGGTGATGACAATATCACGATCATGCTGTTTATCTTCCTGATGGCCGGCGCGTTCAGCGGAATTGCCCAGGCCTCCGGCGGAGCGACCAGCACCGCCTATATGCTCCTGAACATCATCCCGCCGAACTTCGCTATTCCCTGTCTGTTTCTGATTGCCTGTCTGATTTCCATGGCCATGGGAACCAGTGTCGGAACGATTACCGTGCTCGTCCCGATTGTCTTTGTCGTAGCCAACAGCGCGGACCTCAGCCTCCCGTTCTGCGTCGGAACAGTCGTCGGCGGCGCCATGTTCGGCGACAACCTGTCCTTCATCTCCGACACCACCATCGCCGCGACCAAGACACAGGGCGTGGAAATGAAAGATAAATTCCGGGTCAATTTCCACATCGCGCTCCCCGCGGCCATCATCACCTTTGTCATCTTGATCGTCGCAGCGATGATGGGAGGCTCCGCTGATCTCCAGCACTATCAGTACAATGTCTGGCAGGCCATCCCGTATTTCGTTGTTCTGCTGGCCTCCCTCTGCGGAATCAACGTCTTTATCGTTCTGGGCTGCGGCACAATCCTATGCGGCGTCGTGGGTCTCGCTACCGGCTCACTCACCATCGCCACGGCGTTCAGCGCCATGGGAGAAGGAACAAAGAATATGTTCGAGACCATGATCGTCACGATCCTGGTCGCCTCCATGGGCTCGCTGATGCGGGAATACGGCGGTTTCGAATGGATTCTTCAGACGATCCGGAACCACTCCAGAACACGTAGAGGCGGCATGCTCGGCATAGGACTGCTGACCGCTCTGATGGATATCGCAACGGCGAATAATACAGTAGCCATAGTGATGGCCGGACCGATCGCGAAGGACATCAGCGCCGAGTTCGGCATCGATCCGCGCAAGACTGCGTCCCTGATCGACATCTTCTCCTGCATATGCCAGGGGATCATTCCCTATGGCGCGCAGCTGCTGATCGCGGCCAGTATCGCCAAAATCACCAGCGTGTCCATCATTCCGTTCCTCTTCTATCAGTTCCTGCTTCTGGTCTGCGTCATCATCTCCATCATCGTCGACAGACCCGTCCGGGAACAGAAAGGCACGAAGGATCTTGAGAACAGAAAAATCAGCTGA
- the lexA gene encoding transcriptional repressor LexA encodes MADLKEKEQKILDFMRKEIRTKGYPPTVREICAAVGIKSTSTAHKAIGALVEKGYLRKDPAKPRALVLVPQEEDEPEADTPDVPENAAAPPQAPDPAPEREDVIDIPVIGRVAAGTPITAEENMDGTFPVPAQFVQGTCFMLRVRGESMINVGIMDGDLILVEQQNTAENGDIVVAMIDGFESEATVKTYYREDDHIRLQPENDTMSPIIVRDVSIQGKVRGVFRYLN; translated from the coding sequence ATGGCAGATTTGAAGGAAAAAGAACAGAAGATACTGGATTTCATGAGAAAGGAAATCCGAACCAAGGGATATCCGCCGACTGTTCGCGAGATATGCGCGGCTGTCGGAATCAAGTCCACCTCTACGGCTCATAAAGCCATCGGCGCTCTGGTGGAGAAGGGCTACCTTCGCAAGGATCCGGCCAAGCCGCGGGCGCTGGTTCTGGTGCCGCAGGAGGAAGACGAGCCGGAAGCCGATACACCGGACGTTCCTGAAAACGCCGCCGCTCCGCCGCAGGCTCCCGATCCGGCGCCGGAACGCGAGGACGTCATCGACATCCCCGTTATCGGACGCGTCGCCGCCGGTACGCCGATCACCGCGGAGGAAAATATGGACGGGACCTTCCCGGTTCCCGCGCAGTTCGTGCAGGGAACCTGTTTCATGCTCCGCGTTCGCGGTGAATCCATGATCAATGTGGGCATCATGGACGGGGATCTGATCCTCGTCGAGCAGCAGAACACCGCGGAAAACGGTGATATTGTGGTTGCCATGATTGACGGATTTGAAAGCGAAGCGACCGTGAAGACCTATTACAGAGAAGATGACCACATCCGCCTTCAGCCGGAAAACGACACCATGAGCCCGATTATCGTCCGGGATGTGAGCATTCAGGGGAAGGTTCGCGGCGTCTTCCGCTACCTGAACTGA